The following coding sequences lie in one Rutidosis leptorrhynchoides isolate AG116_Rl617_1_P2 chromosome 4, CSIRO_AGI_Rlap_v1, whole genome shotgun sequence genomic window:
- the LOC139845423 gene encoding DELLA protein RGL1-like — translation MEPKFLINQTKFPDFNPFELYDHVHDDHQHFPPLEIDNLTPELPSLQDVNLNQFDTPQFSVHLQELKNHDPINYSSLSKSKSKSTFPPPGTLELISNYQSKIKRVRDDSINDTIVVSDENLSTVEIIELAAEKFIKFFTQRVDGYTMFTHPYGSSAFTSLSVDETREVQLVFQLLTAAEKVGRKQFEIATRYLLQCGQVASDEGTPVERLVYYLSEALHKRMGNETGIYVSTRREKLGLKNENPMAMGSNPTFLACHQGLPFNQVLQFTGVQAILDQVGTSKKIHLIDIHIRSGVQWTAMIQAASERKSQIEILKLTAFATSSDVQKVSETGKRLESFAASLSLPFVFKSLVLSDISEVEEQQFEVQEGETVAIYCHLILRTLISRTQGLEKLMRAIRMINPSIIVMAEVEANHNSTSFVNRFTETLFFYGALFDCLEACMSRNNAHRAILEGAHLADGMQNIVANEGDERISRSVGMNTWRSFFVRFGMEEIELSNSCMYQANLVLKQFSCASSCTIENNGKCLIVGWKGTPLHSLSTWRFVH, via the exons ATGGAACCAAAGTTTCTTATCAACCAAACCAAATTCCCTGATTTTAACCCCTTTGAATTATATGATCATGTACATGATGATCACCAACACTTTCCACCACTCGAAATCGACAACTTAACACCAGAACTACCTTCGTTACAAGACGTAAACCTTAATCAGTTCGATACACCACAGTTTTCTGTCCATCTTCAAGAATTGAAAAATCATGATCCCATCAATTACAGTTCActttcaaagtcaaagtcaaagtcaacatttCCACCTCCAGGGACACTGGAGCTAATAAGTAATTACCAAAGCAAAATCAAACGTGTACGAGATGATTCAATCAATGATACCATAGTCGTAAGTGATGAAAATCTATCCACAGTTGAAATCATTGAACTTGCTGCTGAAAAGTTTATAAAGTTTTTTACACAAAGAGTTGATGGTTATACCATGTTTACACATCCGTACGGGTCCTCTGCTTTCACAAGCTTATCGGTAGATGAAACTAGGGAAGTTCAGCTAGTTTTCCAGCTTTTGACTGCTGCTGAAAAAGTTGGCCGAAAACAGTTCGAAATCGCTACTAGATACTTGTTGCAGTGTGGCCAGGTTGCTTCAGATGAAGGGACTCCAGTCGAACGCTTGGTTTATTATCTTAGTGAAGCTTTACACAAAAGAATGGGTAACGAAACTGGGATATATGTTTCTACGAGACGAGAAAAATTG GGTTTAAAGAATGAAAATCCTATGGCAATGGGGTCAAATCCAACATTCTTGGCATGTCATCAAGGTCTTCCTTTCAATCAAGTTTTGCAATTTACCGGAGTACAAGCGATTCTAGATCAAGTAGGGACATCAAAAAAGATTCATTTGATTGATATTCACATTAGAAGCGGTGTACAATGGACGGCTATGATACAAGCAGCATCAGAACGAAAATCCCAAATCGAAATATTGAAACTAACTGCATTTGCAACATCCTCAGACGTCCAAAAAGTTAGTGAAACTGGAAAAAGATTGGAGAGTTTTGCTGCAAGTTTAAGTTTACCGTTTGTGTTTAAATCCCTCGTGTTATCTGACATCTCCGAGGTTGAAGAACAACAATTTGAAGTACAAGAGGGTGAAACCGTTGCAATCTATTGTCATTTGATACTAAGAACATTGATTTCGAGGACTCAAGGTTTAGAAAAATTGATGAGAGCGATTAGGATGATCAATCCGTCGATTATTGTAATGGCTGAGGTGGAAGCTAACCATAATTCAACATCTTTTGTGAACAGGTTTACTGAGACATTATTCTTTTATGGTGCACTATTTGATTGCTTAGAAGCATGTATGAGTCGAAATAACGCTCATAGAGCCATATTGGAAGGTGCTCATCTTGCGGATGGAATGCAAAACATTGTGGCAAATGAAGGGGACGAGCGAATAAGTAGGAGTGTAGGTATGAATACGTGGAGATCGTTTTTTGTGAGGTTTGGAATGGAGGAAATCGAGTTAAGTAATTCGTGTATGTATCAAGCTAACCTCGTGTTGAAACAGTTTTCATGTGCAAGTTCTTGCACAATTGAGAATAACGGCAAGTGTTTAATCGTCGGGTGGAAAGGAACCCCGTTGCATTCGCTTTCAACGTGGAGGTTCGTTCATTAG
- the LOC139842795 gene encoding uncharacterized protein: protein MRGEWNGLQALMLKECPYAYYIHCFAHQLQLALVAASKEVVEVHKFFKNLNFIINVLDSSSKHHDQLQDAQVSEIAHLAEIGELESGKGANQIQRLQRPGDTRWSSHYRSIRSLLKLYVPAIVVLCEIAINESTSSQKGDASFALTELLSFDFVFVMHLMKKIMSRTDKICQAFQRKSQDIVNALSLVSTTKMLIQNLKEESWQSLLDKVKDIVRSRSKKDDVTVEHHYRVDVFIAAIDSQLHELNSRFSESVTKLLQLSVTLDPKKSFEKNDICKLAKKFYPSDFTEQDIIQLKLELRHYELDVPNDLEFKKIQTVAKLCRGLHETKRSDSYPLLDRLIRLVLTLPVSTATSERAFSSMKMVKTRLRSSMSDDFLKNCSLLYIERDIVDKISIDGIIDDFAFKKPRRVQL, encoded by the exons ATGCGTGGAGAATGGAATGGGTTACAAGCTTTAATGTTGAAGGAATGCCCTTATGCGTATTATATTCATTGTTTTGCTCATCAATTGCAACTAGCTTTAGTTGCGGCATCTAAAGAGGTGGTTGAAGTGCACAAATTTTTTAAGAATCTGAACTTCATTATTAATGTGCTTGATTCTTCTTCTAAACATCACGATCAGTTACAAGATGCTCAAGTCAGCGAAATTGCACATCTGGCCGAAATTGGAGAGCTTGAAAGTGGCAAAGGAGCAAATCAAATCCAACGTTTGCAAAGACCTGGAGATACAAGATGGAGTTCACATTATCGATCGATACGTAGCTTATTGAAATTGTATGTTCCCGCCATTGTAGTGCTATGTGAAATTGCTATTAATGAGTCTACTTCTTCACAAAAAGGTGATGCTTCTTTTGCTCTTACGGAATTATTGTCATTTGATTTTGTTTTTGTTATGCATTTGATGAAGAAGATAATGAGTAGAACCGACAAGATTTGTCAAGCTTTTCAACGTAAATCTCAAGATATAGTTAATGCTTTGAGTTTGGTTTCCACTACAAAGATGTTGATTCAAAATCTAAAGGAAGAAAGTTGGCAGTCACTTTTGGATAAAGTT AAAGATATAGTTCGATCTCGTTCAAAAAAAGATGATGTGACTGTTGAACATCATTATCGAGTTGATGTGTTCATTGCGGCTATTGATAGTCAATTGCATGAGTTGAACTCAAGATTCAGTGAGTCTGTGACAAAACTTCTTCAACTTAGTGTTACTTTGGACCCTAAAAAATCGTTTGAAAAAAACGATATTTGTAAATTAGCAAAAAAGTTCTATCCTTCAGACTTTACAGAGCAGGATATTATTCAGCTAAAACTTGAGTTGCGACATTATGAGCTAGATGTGCCTAATGATCTTGAATTTAAAAAAATTCAAACCGTTGCGAAGTTATGTAGAGGCCTACACGAAACTAAGAGGTCGGATTCATACCCTTTGCTTGATAGATTGATTCGTCTTGTATTAACTCTTCCGGTTTCAACCGCAACAAGTGAAAGAGCTTTCTCATCAATGAAAATGGTTAAAACGAGACTTCGTAGCAGCATGAGTGACGATTTTTTAAAAAATTGTTCGCTTCTTTACATTGAAAGGGATATTGTAGACAAAATTTCTATTGATGGGATAATAGATGATTTCGCTTTCAAGAAACCTAGACGTGTCCAACTTTAA